One window of Magallana gigas chromosome 2, xbMagGiga1.1, whole genome shotgun sequence genomic DNA carries:
- the LOC109619607 gene encoding fibrinogen C domain-containing protein 1-A-like — protein MLYLFTTASVLVICCIIPGVLGCVSTLPKDCQDVLRLGGSESGVYTIYPEGTGGFQAYCDMTTDRGGWTVFQRRMNGKVDFYRSWKEYKYGFGNVSEEHWIGNQRIHQINSQGWYELRIDLTDYENNSRYAQYQVFSVGDQDSGYRLTVGDYKGNAGDSLSYHSGSSFSTKDRERFHCNRDFKGGWWYNLCHYANLNGLYKQTSLANGVNWLHWRGHRYSLKTTEMKIRKQ, from the exons ATGCTGTATTTATTCACTACGGCGTCTGTACTCGTCATTTGCTGTATCATACCTGGTGTACTGGGATGTG tgtCCACTTTACCGAAGGATTGCCAAGACGTTTTAAGGTTAGGTGGAAGCGAAAGCGGCGTCTATACAATTTATCCCGAAGGGACTGGAGGTTTTCAGGCATACTGTGACATGACTACGGATAGGGGTGGATGGACG GTTTTTCAAAGAAGAATGAATGGAAAAGTTGACTTTTATCGAAGTTGGAAAGAATATAAGTATGGATTTGGTAATGTTTCGGAGGAACACTGGATTG GAAACCAAAGAATTCACCAGATAAATTCACAGGGTTGGTATGAGCTGAGAATAGACTTGACAGACTACGAAAACAATAGCCGATATGCACAATACCAAGTTTTCTCTGTTGGAGATCAAGATTCCGGCTATCGTTTGACCGTTGGAGACTATAAAGGGAATGCAG GCGATTCCTTGTCCTACCACAGTGGATCTTCTTTTTCCACCAAAGACCGAGAAAGATTTCATTGTAACCGTGATTTTAAAGGAGGTTGGTGGTACAATCTTTGTCATTACGCAAACCTGAATGGACTGTACAAACAGACCTCCCTAGCTAATGGTGTGAATTGGCTTCACTGGAGAGGACATCGATACTCATTAAAAACAACGGAAATGAAGATCAGAAAACAATAA